One window of the Triticum dicoccoides isolate Atlit2015 ecotype Zavitan chromosome 3B, WEW_v2.0, whole genome shotgun sequence genome contains the following:
- the LOC119277721 gene encoding protein BOLA2-like, translating into MGVTKEDVEAAVAAALSPTHLVVTDTSGGCGASYEIEVVSDKFEGKRLLERHRMVNTALAPLMAEIHAVSIKALTPAQAQPKPQPEPAAAAADKPQA; encoded by the exons ATGGGCGTGACCAAGGAGGACGTggaggccgccgtcgccgccgcgctcAGCCCCACCCACCTC GTGGTCACCGATACATCCGGCGG GTGCGGCGCGAGCTACGAGATCGAGGTGGTCTCGGACAAGTTCGAGGGGAAGCGGCTGCTGGAGCGCCACCGGATGGTCAACACCGCGCTGGCGCCGCTCATGGCCGAGATCCACGCCGTCTCCATCAAGGCGCTCACCCCGGCGCAGGCCCAGCCCAAGCCCCAGCcggagccggccgccgccgccgccgacaagcCGCAGGCCTGA